In Phenylobacterium zucineum HLK1, one DNA window encodes the following:
- a CDS encoding acyl-CoA synthetase, producing the protein MFVGSLSRSNILDPPNITSAAQDGRIVRRRPDPPQTAGFRGGIWRGRGGWRLLSPRRRQSAREDDMGELTSGARRLPMGDLQQRAARAAAGLASLGVGRGDLVALYLRNDFPFFEASFAAGLIGAYPTPVNWHYTADEARYLFENSGAKAIVIHADLIEGIREALPPGVPVLAVATPAEIAEAYGVEAAPVPPGMTDWSAWLEGFPPAEATTTEAPGTVIYTSGTTGHPKGVRRAPPTPEEAMVTMTIVGRAFGFIGHGDPQDIVTVMTGPMYHSAPNAYGLAAARLGAKVILQPRFDPEELLQLIAREKVTHLHMVPIMFHRLLKLPDEVKAKYDLSSLRFVVHAAAPCPPPIKRAMIEWWGPVINEYYGSTETSAVVFCTSEDWLAHPGTVGKAWPEADVRVIDAEGNSLPPGEVGEVVARIRGMADFTYHGDDAKRRASERVGLIAPGDIGYFDKDGFLYLCDRAKDMIISGGVNIYPAEIEAELLKMPGVADCAVFGIPDEEFGEAVCAIVQPQPGVEMDEAAVKAYLRAHVAGYKVPKRVELAAELPREDSGKIFKRKLREPYWAGLERQI; encoded by the coding sequence ATGTTCGTGGGCTCCCTTTCGAGATCCAATATATTAGATCCTCCTAATATAACAAGCGCAGCCCAGGATGGACGGATCGTCCGGCGGCGCCCTGATCCGCCGCAAACCGCCGGCTTCCGCGGGGGCATCTGGCGAGGGCGCGGAGGTTGGCGTTTACTGTCCCCGAGGCGCCGGCAGAGCGCCCGGGAGGACGACATGGGCGAACTTACCAGCGGCGCACGGCGGCTGCCGATGGGCGATCTCCAGCAACGGGCGGCGCGCGCGGCCGCGGGCCTGGCCAGCCTGGGCGTCGGCCGGGGCGATCTGGTCGCGCTCTACCTGCGCAACGATTTTCCGTTCTTCGAGGCGAGTTTCGCCGCCGGCCTGATCGGCGCCTATCCGACGCCGGTGAACTGGCACTACACGGCCGACGAAGCGCGCTACCTGTTCGAGAATTCAGGCGCCAAGGCGATCGTCATCCACGCCGACCTCATCGAGGGGATCCGCGAGGCCCTGCCGCCCGGCGTGCCGGTGCTGGCGGTCGCAACCCCGGCCGAGATCGCGGAGGCTTACGGGGTGGAAGCCGCGCCGGTCCCGCCCGGCATGACCGACTGGAGCGCCTGGCTGGAGGGCTTCCCGCCGGCCGAGGCGACCACGACCGAGGCGCCGGGGACCGTCATCTACACCTCAGGCACCACCGGCCATCCCAAGGGCGTCCGCCGCGCGCCGCCGACGCCGGAAGAGGCGATGGTGACGATGACGATCGTCGGCCGCGCGTTCGGCTTCATCGGCCACGGCGATCCGCAGGACATCGTCACCGTGATGACGGGCCCGATGTACCACTCGGCGCCGAACGCCTATGGCCTGGCCGCCGCCCGCCTGGGCGCCAAGGTGATCCTGCAGCCGCGCTTCGACCCCGAGGAGCTGCTGCAGCTCATCGCCCGCGAGAAGGTCACGCACCTGCACATGGTGCCGATCATGTTCCACCGGCTGCTCAAGCTGCCCGACGAGGTGAAGGCGAAGTACGACCTCTCCTCGCTCCGGTTCGTGGTCCACGCCGCCGCGCCCTGCCCGCCCCCGATCAAGCGGGCGATGATCGAGTGGTGGGGCCCGGTCATCAACGAGTACTACGGCTCGACCGAGACCAGCGCCGTGGTGTTCTGCACCTCCGAGGACTGGCTGGCGCACCCAGGCACGGTCGGCAAGGCCTGGCCCGAGGCGGACGTGCGGGTGATCGACGCCGAAGGCAATTCCCTGCCTCCGGGCGAGGTCGGCGAGGTGGTGGCGCGCATCCGCGGGATGGCCGACTTCACCTACCACGGCGACGACGCCAAGCGCCGGGCCAGCGAACGGGTGGGCCTGATCGCGCCAGGCGACATCGGCTACTTCGACAAGGACGGCTTCCTGTACCTCTGCGACCGGGCCAAGGACATGATCATCTCGGGCGGGGTGAACATCTACCCGGCCGAGATCGAGGCCGAGCTGCTGAAGATGCCCGGCGTCGCCGACTGCGCCGTCTTCGGCATCCCCGACGAGGAGTTCGGCGAGGCGGTCTGCGCGATCGTCCAGCCGCAGCCGGGCGTGGAGATGGACGAGGCGGCGGTGAAGGCCTACCTGCGCGCCCACGTCGCCGGCTACAAGGTCCCCAAGCGCGTCGAGCTCGCCGCCGAGCTGCCGCGCGAGGACTCGGGCAAGATCTTCAAGCGCAAGCTGCGCGAGCCCTACTGGGCCGGCCTCGAGCGCCAGATCTAG
- a CDS encoding BolA family protein, whose translation MGAIIEAIRNKLTAAFEPTRLEVEDDSARHHGHAGARPGGESHFNVVIEAAAFAGANKVARQRMVYRALAEELAGPVHALSVKALAPGEASS comes from the coding sequence ATGGGCGCCATAATCGAGGCCATCCGAAACAAGCTGACCGCCGCGTTCGAGCCCACCCGGCTCGAGGTCGAGGACGACTCCGCGCGCCACCACGGCCATGCGGGGGCGAGGCCCGGCGGCGAGAGCCACTTCAACGTCGTCATCGAGGCCGCGGCCTTCGCCGGCGCGAACAAGGTCGCCCGCCAGCGGATGGTCTACCGCGCGCTCGCCGAGGAGTTGGCCGGGCCGGTGCACGCGCTGTCGGTGAAGGCCCTCGCGCCGGGCGAGGCGTCCTCCTGA
- a CDS encoding 2Fe-2S iron-sulfur cluster-binding protein yields the protein MRTTITVNGEARSVDVDPRTTLLDLLRETLGLTGTKKGCDHGQCGACTVLVNGVRINACLSLAVMHDGDEVVSIEGLGTPDALHPMQQAFLTHDAFQCGYCTPGQICSAVGMLAEVEAGWPSQETGDLTAPVDLTDAELRERMSGNLCRCSAYPQIVAAIREVAG from the coding sequence TTGCGCACGACCATCACCGTCAATGGAGAGGCGCGTTCGGTCGACGTCGATCCCCGCACGACCCTCCTCGACCTCCTGCGCGAGACCCTGGGCCTGACGGGGACCAAGAAGGGCTGCGACCACGGCCAGTGCGGGGCGTGCACGGTGCTGGTGAACGGCGTGCGCATCAACGCCTGCCTCTCCCTGGCGGTCATGCACGACGGCGACGAGGTGGTCAGCATCGAGGGCCTCGGGACGCCGGACGCCCTGCACCCGATGCAACAGGCCTTCCTGACCCACGACGCCTTCCAGTGCGGCTACTGCACCCCCGGCCAGATCTGTTCGGCGGTCGGCATGCTGGCCGAGGTCGAGGCCGGTTGGCCCAGCCAGGAGACCGGGGACCTGACCGCGCCCGTCGACCTCACCGACGCCGAGCTGCGCGAGCGGATGAGCGGCAACCTCTGCCGCTGCTCGGCCTATCCGCAGATCGTGGCCGCCATCCGCGAGGTCGCCGGATGA
- a CDS encoding J domain-containing protein, protein MPGAFQYRPKFVDIRVRPPAQEEDLRAEDVHALKPGERACDHPGCRRAATARAPKSRDMLNEHYWFCQPHAAEYNRNWNFFAGLSEDEIRRRQEDELKTGGRPTWEMKAGRMSRESAAFVHKFAKGQGGSQGGYRDYHDLFGPNARRGPAPEPEDRRLGKIERNALADLDLDAGADSAKIRTRYTELVRRLHPDANQGDRSGEQKLQRVIKAYQALRKAGMV, encoded by the coding sequence ATGCCCGGCGCGTTTCAATACAGGCCCAAGTTCGTCGACATCCGCGTCCGCCCGCCCGCCCAGGAGGAGGATCTGCGGGCCGAGGACGTGCATGCGCTGAAGCCGGGCGAGCGGGCCTGCGACCATCCCGGGTGCCGGCGGGCGGCCACCGCCCGGGCGCCGAAGTCGCGCGACATGCTCAACGAGCACTACTGGTTCTGCCAGCCGCACGCGGCGGAATACAATCGCAACTGGAACTTCTTCGCCGGCCTCTCCGAGGACGAGATCCGCCGCCGCCAGGAGGACGAGCTGAAGACCGGCGGGCGGCCGACCTGGGAGATGAAGGCCGGGCGGATGTCCCGCGAGTCCGCGGCCTTCGTGCACAAGTTCGCGAAAGGCCAGGGCGGGAGCCAGGGTGGCTACCGCGACTACCACGACCTGTTCGGACCCAACGCCCGGCGCGGCCCTGCGCCCGAGCCCGAGGACCGGCGGCTGGGCAAGATCGAGCGCAACGCCCTGGCCGACCTCGACCTCGACGCCGGCGCCGACAGCGCCAAGATCCGCACCCGCTACACCGAGCTGGTCCGCCGGCTGCACCCCGACGCGAACCAGGGCGACCGCTCGGGCGAGCAGAAGCTGCAGCGGGTGATCAAGGCCTACCAGGCGCTGCGCAAGGCGGGGATGGTCTAG
- a CDS encoding aminotransferase class I/II-fold pyridoxal phosphate-dependent enzyme: MSAQIDPFYAISISGLAQKLKAEGRQVIHMEFGQPSTGAPKAAIARAHEVLDTEAMGYWESAPLKARICRHYAETYGVTVEPVQITLTCGASPALVLALSSTFKPGDVIAMARPGYVAYRNTVKALHMVPLEIACGAETRYQLTAELLAGLDPAPAGVILASPANPTGTVIPGDELARIAEVCRARGIRIVSDEIYHGLSYAEPTRSMLEFEPTAIVVNSFSKYFSMAGWRLGWLLVPRDEAARAIAYMGALFLTAPALAQHAGLVAMDCRDELEGHVATYRRNRELLLEALPALGLQKIAPPDGAFYIWADVGALTDDSLAFCKRLLQDTGVATAPGIDFDPVEGRRFIRMSFAVSTPEIEEAIRRMIPWFAERRGAAAA, encoded by the coding sequence ATGAGCGCGCAGATCGATCCCTTCTACGCCATCTCCATCAGCGGCCTGGCCCAGAAGCTGAAGGCCGAGGGCCGCCAGGTCATCCACATGGAGTTCGGCCAGCCCTCCACCGGCGCCCCCAAGGCCGCCATCGCCCGCGCCCATGAGGTGCTGGACACCGAGGCCATGGGCTACTGGGAAAGCGCGCCGCTGAAGGCGCGCATCTGCCGCCACTACGCCGAGACCTACGGCGTGACGGTCGAGCCGGTCCAGATCACCCTGACCTGCGGCGCCTCGCCGGCCCTGGTGCTGGCGCTGTCCTCGACGTTCAAGCCGGGCGACGTGATCGCCATGGCCCGCCCGGGCTACGTCGCCTACCGCAACACGGTGAAGGCGCTGCACATGGTCCCGCTCGAGATCGCCTGCGGGGCCGAGACGCGCTACCAGCTCACCGCCGAGCTGCTGGCCGGTCTCGACCCGGCCCCGGCCGGGGTGATCCTGGCCAGCCCCGCCAACCCCACCGGCACCGTGATCCCGGGCGACGAGCTCGCCCGCATCGCCGAGGTGTGCCGGGCGCGCGGCATCCGCATCGTCTCGGACGAGATCTACCACGGCCTCAGCTACGCCGAGCCGACCCGTTCGATGCTGGAGTTCGAGCCCACCGCCATCGTCGTGAACAGCTTCTCGAAGTACTTCAGCATGGCCGGCTGGCGCCTGGGCTGGCTGCTGGTCCCGCGCGACGAGGCCGCCCGCGCCATCGCCTACATGGGCGCCCTGTTCCTGACCGCGCCGGCGCTGGCCCAGCACGCCGGCCTGGTGGCGATGGACTGCCGCGACGAGCTGGAGGGCCACGTCGCCACCTACCGCAGGAACCGCGAGCTCCTGCTGGAGGCCCTGCCGGCCCTCGGCCTGCAGAAGATCGCCCCGCCGGACGGCGCCTTCTACATCTGGGCCGACGTCGGCGCCCTGACCGACGACAGCCTGGCGTTCTGCAAGCGCCTGCTGCAGGACACGGGCGTGGCTACCGCGCCCGGCATCGACTTCGATCCCGTGGAAGGCCGCCGGTTCATCCGCATGAGCTTCGCCGTCTCCACGCCGGAGATCGAGGAGGCGATCCGCCGGATGATCCCCTGGTTCGCCGAACGGCGGGGCGCGGCGGCGGCCTGA
- a CDS encoding MFS transporter, which produces MSASEAGVGGPETRRVLTASLVGTAVEFYDFYIYATAASLVFGPLFFPGESPSAQLMSAYATFAVAFFARPVGAAFFGHFGDRIGRKSTLVASLLTMGGSTLLIAFLPTYAMVGWVAPALLCLLRFGQGFGLGGEWGGAALLAVENAPPGWRARFGMFPQLGAPVGFIAANGLFLLLGLFLSPEDFRAWGWRLPFLLSAVLVILGLWVRLKLTETPAFQKALAEAPPAHVPMAEVFRRHAGALVGGTFAVVACFAIFYLATAFALGYGTTTLGYSREAFLGVQLVAILFLAGGIVAAGWWSDAANPRRVLMAGCVMTILIGALMGALMGSGSLFLIWLWLSLALLAMGFVYGPLGAYLPSLFPPRVRYTGASIAFNIGGIIGGGMAPMVAQILADRGGLFPVGFYLAAAAILSLAGLVPTKVRHAD; this is translated from the coding sequence ATGAGCGCATCCGAAGCCGGCGTGGGCGGGCCTGAGACGCGGCGCGTGCTGACGGCCAGCCTGGTCGGCACGGCGGTCGAGTTCTACGACTTCTACATCTACGCCACGGCCGCCTCGCTGGTGTTCGGGCCGCTGTTCTTTCCCGGCGAATCCCCTTCGGCGCAGCTGATGAGCGCCTACGCCACCTTCGCCGTGGCGTTCTTCGCCCGGCCGGTGGGGGCGGCGTTCTTCGGCCACTTCGGCGACCGGATCGGGCGCAAGTCCACCCTGGTGGCCTCGCTGCTGACCATGGGCGGCTCGACCCTGCTGATCGCCTTCCTGCCGACCTACGCCATGGTCGGCTGGGTGGCCCCTGCGCTGCTGTGCCTGCTGCGGTTCGGCCAGGGCTTCGGCCTGGGCGGCGAGTGGGGCGGGGCCGCGCTGCTGGCGGTGGAGAACGCCCCGCCCGGCTGGCGCGCCCGCTTCGGCATGTTCCCCCAGCTCGGGGCGCCGGTGGGCTTCATCGCCGCCAACGGCCTGTTCCTGCTGCTGGGCCTGTTCCTCAGCCCCGAGGACTTCCGCGCCTGGGGCTGGCGCCTGCCGTTCCTCTTGAGCGCGGTGCTGGTGATCCTGGGCCTGTGGGTGCGGCTGAAGCTCACCGAGACCCCGGCGTTCCAGAAGGCGCTGGCCGAGGCGCCGCCGGCGCATGTGCCGATGGCCGAGGTGTTCCGCCGCCACGCCGGGGCGCTGGTGGGCGGCACCTTCGCGGTGGTGGCCTGCTTCGCCATCTTCTACCTCGCGACGGCGTTCGCGCTCGGCTACGGCACCACGACCCTGGGCTACAGCCGCGAGGCGTTCCTGGGGGTGCAGCTCGTCGCCATCCTGTTCCTCGCCGGCGGGATCGTGGCCGCCGGCTGGTGGTCGGACGCGGCCAACCCGCGCCGGGTGCTGATGGCCGGCTGCGTCATGACCATCTTGATCGGCGCGCTGATGGGCGCCCTGATGGGCTCGGGCTCGCTGTTCTTGATCTGGCTGTGGCTGTCGCTGGCGCTGCTGGCGATGGGCTTCGTCTACGGCCCGCTCGGGGCCTACCTGCCCAGCCTGTTCCCGCCGCGCGTGCGCTACACCGGCGCGTCGATCGCCTTCAACATCGGCGGCATCATCGGCGGGGGCATGGCGCCCATGGTCGCCCAGATCCTGGCGGACCGCGGCGGGCTCTTTCCGGTCGGCTTCTACCTGGCCGCCGCCGCGATCCTGAGCCTCGCCGGCCTCGTCCCCACCAAGGTGCGGCACGCGGACTGA
- a CDS encoding TauD/TfdA dioxygenase family protein yields MTAAVREIEVRPQPTGFGAEVRGLDLSRPLPPGVLEQVKAAWARHAVLAFPNQPLSLDALEAFTLQIGPFGEDPFIKPMPGHPNVLELRREPDEKATNFGAGWHSDWSFQARPPAATILRSEIVPPVGGDTLFCDGARAYEALSPTFQRMLEGLRAVHSATRAYGTKGVFARETEKRTMEIIVSPEADASLTHPLVRTHPVTGRKALYVSPVYTTGIEGLTVEESQAILGFLFAHMTKEAFVYRHKWRPGMVLMWDNRCTAHFAEGGYDGHLRVMHRTTVAGEVPV; encoded by the coding sequence ATGACCGCCGCCGTGCGCGAGATCGAGGTCCGGCCGCAGCCGACCGGCTTCGGGGCCGAGGTGCGCGGGCTCGACCTGTCGAGGCCCCTGCCGCCGGGCGTGCTCGAGCAGGTGAAGGCCGCCTGGGCCCGGCACGCGGTCCTGGCCTTTCCCAACCAGCCGCTGAGCCTGGACGCGCTCGAGGCCTTCACCCTGCAGATCGGGCCGTTCGGCGAGGATCCCTTCATCAAGCCGATGCCGGGCCATCCGAACGTGCTGGAGTTGCGCCGCGAGCCGGACGAGAAGGCGACCAACTTCGGGGCCGGCTGGCATTCGGACTGGAGCTTCCAGGCGCGCCCGCCGGCCGCCACCATCCTGCGCTCGGAGATCGTGCCCCCGGTCGGCGGCGACACGCTCTTCTGCGACGGGGCGCGGGCCTACGAGGCGCTTTCGCCGACCTTCCAGCGGATGCTGGAGGGCCTGCGCGCGGTCCACTCGGCGACCCGCGCCTATGGGACCAAGGGCGTCTTCGCCCGCGAGACCGAGAAGCGGACGATGGAGATCATCGTCTCGCCCGAGGCGGACGCGAGCCTGACCCATCCGCTGGTCCGCACCCATCCGGTGACCGGCCGCAAGGCGCTCTACGTTTCGCCGGTCTACACGACAGGGATCGAGGGGCTGACGGTCGAGGAGAGCCAGGCGATCCTGGGCTTCCTGTTCGCGCACATGACCAAGGAGGCGTTCGTCTACCGCCACAAATGGCGGCCGGGCATGGTGCTGATGTGGGACAACCGCTGCACCGCCCACTTCGCCGAAGGCGGCTACGACGGCCACCTGCGGGTGATGCACCGCACCACGGTGGCCGGCGAGGTTCCGGTCTGA
- a CDS encoding FAD binding domain-containing protein → MRPFTYERAGSALAAVQAAAATPEAKFIAGGTNLLDLMKLDIERPAHLIDVGRLPLAAIEETPEGGLRIGAMATNSQAAADPRVRARYPVLAQAIVAGGSPQLRNKASVGGNLMQRTRCAYFYDTAKPCNKREPGSGCGALEGLNRNAAILGQSHACIATHASDMAVALAALDAVVETLAPTGETRAFPLLELHRLPGETPQVDTHLIPGELITAVVLPPPPPGGQVYRKARDRASYAGGLASVAVAGGAVALGMVAHKPWRAADAEAALAAGASPREAADIELAQAAAAGRNAFKVELVARLTAAAVAEARGRGR, encoded by the coding sequence ATGAGGCCGTTCACCTACGAGCGGGCCGGGAGCGCGCTGGCGGCGGTCCAGGCCGCGGCGGCGACGCCCGAGGCGAAGTTCATCGCCGGCGGCACCAACCTGCTCGACCTGATGAAGCTCGACATCGAGCGGCCGGCCCACCTGATCGACGTCGGCCGCCTGCCGCTCGCTGCGATCGAGGAGACGCCCGAGGGGGGCCTCAGGATCGGGGCGATGGCGACGAACAGCCAGGCGGCCGCCGACCCGCGGGTGCGCGCGCGCTATCCGGTCCTGGCCCAGGCGATCGTGGCCGGCGGCTCGCCCCAGCTGCGCAACAAGGCCAGCGTCGGCGGCAACCTGATGCAGCGGACCCGCTGCGCCTATTTCTACGACACGGCCAAGCCCTGCAATAAGCGCGAGCCCGGCTCCGGCTGCGGCGCGCTGGAGGGCCTGAACCGCAACGCCGCGATCCTCGGGCAGAGCCACGCGTGCATCGCCACCCACGCCTCGGACATGGCCGTCGCCCTGGCGGCCCTGGACGCCGTCGTCGAGACCCTGGCGCCGACCGGCGAGACGCGGGCGTTCCCGCTGCTGGAGCTGCACCGCCTGCCCGGCGAGACGCCGCAGGTGGACACCCACCTCATCCCGGGCGAGCTGATCACCGCGGTGGTGCTGCCGCCCCCGCCGCCGGGCGGCCAGGTCTACCGCAAGGCCCGTGACCGCGCCTCCTACGCCGGGGGCCTGGCCAGCGTCGCGGTGGCGGGCGGCGCTGTGGCGCTGGGCATGGTGGCGCACAAGCCGTGGCGGGCCGCCGACGCCGAGGCGGCGCTCGCGGCCGGCGCCTCGCCGCGCGAGGCCGCGGACATCGAACTGGCGCAGGCGGCCGCGGCCGGCCGCAACGCCTTCAAGGTGGAGCTGGTCGCCCGGCTGACGGCCGCGGCGGTCGCCGAGGCGCGGGGGAGGGGCCGATGA
- a CDS encoding sulfite exporter TauE/SafE family protein — protein sequence MEPSAYFAAVASGALVGLLLTVFGGGGSVLATPLLLYVVGVRDAHVAIGTSAAAVAVNAAMGLSAQARAGRVKWPCALAFGLAGLAGSLAGAHFAKQVEGGTLLVWFALAMALVGGSMLLPKKNEGDPAVRLNPRLVVRLAPVGLLTGLAAGFFGIGGGFLIVPGLMAATGMTLAHAAASSLVSVTLFGAATSASYAVSGLVDWGLFAALVAGGAVGAVGGAPIARRLARRADVARRIFALMVIATAAYVAWRALTGT from the coding sequence ATGGAGCCCTCGGCCTACTTCGCCGCGGTCGCCAGCGGAGCCCTCGTCGGCCTGCTGCTGACGGTGTTCGGCGGCGGCGGATCGGTCCTGGCCACGCCGCTGCTGCTGTACGTCGTCGGCGTGCGCGACGCCCACGTGGCGATCGGCACCTCGGCGGCGGCGGTGGCGGTGAACGCGGCGATGGGCCTCTCGGCGCAGGCCCGGGCGGGCCGGGTGAAGTGGCCCTGCGCGCTGGCGTTCGGCCTGGCGGGCCTCGCCGGCTCCCTGGCCGGGGCCCATTTCGCCAAGCAGGTGGAGGGCGGGACGCTGCTTGTCTGGTTCGCGCTGGCCATGGCGCTGGTGGGCGGCTCCATGCTGCTGCCGAAGAAGAACGAGGGCGATCCGGCGGTGCGGCTCAATCCCCGGCTGGTGGTCCGGCTCGCGCCCGTCGGCCTGCTGACCGGCCTGGCCGCCGGCTTCTTCGGCATCGGCGGCGGCTTCCTGATCGTACCGGGGCTGATGGCCGCGACCGGCATGACCCTGGCCCACGCGGCCGCCTCCTCGCTGGTATCGGTGACGCTGTTCGGGGCGGCGACCAGCGCCAGCTACGCCGTCTCGGGCCTGGTGGACTGGGGCCTCTTCGCCGCCCTGGTGGCGGGCGGCGCGGTCGGAGCCGTGGGCGGCGCGCCGATCGCGCGCAGGCTCGCCCGCCGCGCGGACGTGGCCCGGCGCATCTTCGCCCTGATGGTGATCGCGACCGCCGCCTACGTCGCCTGGCGGGCGCTGACCGGGACCTAG
- a CDS encoding MBL fold metallo-hydrolase has product MRPHVQTFFDRATSTATHLVSDPATGVAAVVDPVLDFDPKSAKLSTRSADEVLAAVRDQGLKLAFVLETHAHADHLSAGDYIRKATGAELVIGANIREVQKTFIPMFEADDVSPDGRVFDVLLGEGDVLRMGEIEIGVLHTPGHTPACVTYLIGDAAFVGDTLFMPDYGTARADFPGGDAATLFRSIRKILALPPQTRIFVGHDYLPEGRETFRWETTVAEQRAGNVHVHDGVSEAEFVAMRTARDATLAAPTLILPSLQVNIRAGALPPPTPRGHVFLRLPVTTP; this is encoded by the coding sequence ATGCGACCCCACGTCCAGACGTTCTTCGACCGCGCCACCTCGACCGCCACGCACCTCGTCTCGGACCCGGCGACCGGCGTCGCCGCCGTCGTCGATCCGGTGCTGGATTTCGACCCCAAGTCGGCGAAGCTCTCGACCCGCTCGGCCGACGAGGTGCTGGCCGCCGTCCGCGACCAGGGCCTGAAGCTCGCCTTCGTTCTGGAGACCCACGCCCACGCCGACCACCTCTCGGCGGGCGACTACATCCGCAAGGCGACGGGCGCCGAGCTCGTCATCGGCGCCAACATCCGCGAGGTTCAGAAGACCTTCATCCCGATGTTCGAGGCCGACGACGTCAGCCCCGACGGCCGGGTCTTCGACGTGCTGCTGGGCGAGGGCGACGTCCTGCGGATGGGCGAGATCGAGATCGGCGTGCTGCACACGCCCGGCCACACGCCCGCCTGCGTCACCTACCTGATCGGCGACGCCGCCTTCGTGGGCGACACCCTGTTCATGCCGGACTACGGCACGGCGCGGGCGGACTTCCCGGGCGGCGACGCCGCGACGCTCTTCCGCTCGATCCGCAAGATCCTGGCGCTGCCGCCGCAGACCCGGATCTTCGTCGGCCACGACTACCTGCCCGAAGGCCGCGAGACCTTCCGCTGGGAGACGACCGTGGCCGAGCAGCGGGCGGGCAACGTCCACGTCCACGACGGCGTCTCGGAGGCCGAGTTCGTGGCCATGCGGACGGCGCGCGACGCCACGCTGGCGGCGCCGACGCTGATCCTGCCCTCGCTGCAGGTGAACATCCGCGCCGGCGCCCTGCCGCCGCCCACGCCGAGGGGTCACGTGTTCCTGCGGCTGCCGGTCACCACCCCCTGA
- a CDS encoding globin-coupled sensor protein: MLVSDAYAIGQRLDFIGLDAETRAALARLQPFIGEHIGPALDAFYTRVKATPEVRRFFRDDSHIAGAHARQGDHWRIIASGKFDESYVRGVRTIGETHARIGLEPRWYIAGYALILERLLRDLIDERWGRRGLLAGRRGAEETGAAAGALVKAVLLDMDFAISIYLETLEAERRRLEAEREAAQQRQAEMVAALEAALARVSRGDLRARIEASAPEFETVSADFNSAISALEQAVAGAAAAASGVSQGVAQIGGAADQLSQRTEQQAASLEETAAALEEITVAVRRSAEGAQEAARFVAAAKGEADESAQVVRQAVAAMDEIDGSSRKIGQIIGVIDEIAFQTNLLALNAGVEAARAGDAGRGFAVVASEVRALAQRSADAAKEIEGLIGESTRQVKTGVQLVGRTGEALAAIVERIGSIDRLVGETAASAQEQARGLNEVNVAVAQMDQITQQNAAMVDETTAATRALHAQVDDLAGTMGSFTVAGADPRARLRAVA; encoded by the coding sequence ATGCTCGTGAGTGACGCGTACGCGATCGGCCAGCGCCTGGATTTCATCGGCTTGGATGCGGAGACGCGCGCCGCGCTGGCCCGGCTTCAGCCGTTCATCGGCGAGCACATCGGCCCGGCGCTCGATGCGTTCTACACGCGGGTGAAGGCGACGCCCGAGGTCCGCCGCTTCTTCCGCGACGACAGCCACATCGCCGGCGCGCACGCCCGCCAGGGCGACCACTGGCGGATCATCGCGAGCGGCAAGTTCGACGAAAGCTATGTGCGCGGCGTCCGCACCATCGGCGAGACCCACGCCCGCATCGGCCTGGAGCCGCGCTGGTACATCGCCGGCTACGCCCTGATCCTCGAGCGCCTGCTGCGGGACCTCATCGACGAGCGCTGGGGCCGCCGCGGCCTTCTGGCGGGCCGTCGGGGGGCGGAAGAGACCGGCGCCGCGGCCGGGGCCCTGGTGAAGGCCGTCCTGCTCGACATGGACTTCGCCATCTCGATCTACCTGGAGACCCTCGAGGCCGAGCGCCGGCGGCTGGAAGCCGAGCGCGAGGCGGCCCAACAGCGGCAGGCCGAGATGGTGGCGGCGCTGGAGGCGGCGCTGGCCCGCGTGTCGCGCGGCGACCTTCGCGCCCGCATCGAGGCGTCCGCCCCCGAGTTCGAGACGGTCAGCGCCGACTTCAACTCCGCAATCTCGGCGCTGGAGCAGGCGGTGGCCGGGGCGGCCGCGGCGGCGTCCGGCGTCTCGCAAGGCGTGGCGCAGATCGGCGGCGCCGCCGACCAGCTCTCGCAGCGCACCGAGCAGCAGGCCGCCAGCCTGGAGGAGACCGCCGCGGCGCTGGAGGAGATCACCGTCGCCGTCCGCCGCAGCGCCGAGGGCGCCCAGGAGGCTGCCCGCTTCGTCGCCGCCGCCAAGGGCGAGGCCGACGAGTCCGCCCAGGTCGTGCGCCAGGCCGTGGCCGCCATGGACGAGATCGACGGCTCGTCGCGCAAGATCGGCCAGATCATCGGGGTGATCGACGAGATCGCCTTCCAGACCAACCTGCTGGCCCTGAACGCCGGGGTCGAGGCCGCCCGCGCCGGCGACGCCGGCCGCGGCTTCGCCGTCGTCGCCTCGGAGGTGCGGGCCCTGGCCCAGCGCTCGGCCGACGCCGCCAAGGAGATCGAGGGGCTGATCGGGGAGTCCACCCGTCAGGTGAAGACCGGCGTGCAGCTGGTCGGCCGCACGGGCGAGGCGCTGGCCGCCATCGTCGAGCGCATCGGCTCCATCGACCGGCTGGTGGGCGAGACCGCCGCCTCGGCCCAGGAGCAGGCCCGCGGCCTCAACGAGGTGAACGTGGCCGTCGCCCAGATGGACCAGATCACCCAGCAGAACGCCGCCATGGTCGACGAGACCACGGCCGCCACCCGGGCCCTGCACGCCCAGGTGGACGATCTGGCCGGGACGATGGGCTCCTTCACCGTGGCCGGCGCCGACCCGAGGGCGCGGCTGCGGGCGGTCGCCTAG